A region of Aneurinibacillus sp. REN35 DNA encodes the following proteins:
- a CDS encoding RsfA family transcriptional regulator yields the protein MTATRQDAWSADDDLLLAEVTLRHIREGSTQLCAFEEVGEKLSRTAAACGFRWNSAVRKRYEDAIQIAKAHRQERKKAKRKLKSTAPLTLVEERSLADQASEITEEVIGTSRERELQEELSLDTVIRFLRGQKDTFKRVKQLEREAEESRAELEVLRAENESLREELSLMKSDYQIVNDDYKALIQIMDRARKMAFLGNEEEVDMKHRFKMDANGNLERVDFR from the coding sequence ATGACGGCTACACGCCAAGATGCATGGTCGGCGGATGATGATCTGTTGCTGGCCGAAGTAACGCTGCGTCACATTCGCGAAGGCAGCACGCAATTATGCGCATTTGAAGAAGTGGGCGAGAAGCTTAGCAGAACAGCCGCAGCATGCGGTTTTCGTTGGAATAGTGCGGTGCGTAAGCGGTATGAGGATGCGATTCAGATTGCGAAGGCGCACCGCCAGGAGCGGAAAAAAGCGAAGCGAAAGCTAAAAAGTACGGCTCCTCTTACATTGGTGGAGGAGAGAAGTCTAGCAGACCAAGCTTCTGAGATTACAGAAGAGGTTATCGGTACATCGCGGGAGAGAGAATTGCAGGAAGAACTTTCGCTTGATACGGTTATCCGCTTTTTGCGCGGGCAGAAGGATACGTTTAAGCGTGTCAAGCAGCTAGAGAGAGAGGCGGAAGAAAGTCGTGCGGAGCTAGAGGTGCTGCGTGCGGAGAATGAGAGCCTCAGAGAAGAACTCTCTTTGATGAAATCGGACTATCAAATCGTCAATGACGATTATAAAGCGCTCATTCAAATTATGGACCGCGCGCGTAAGATGGCATTTCTCGGCAACGAAGAAGAAGTTGATATGAAGCATCGTTTCAAAATGGATGCGAATGGCAACCTTGAACGTGTAGATTTTAGATAA